A genomic stretch from Onychostoma macrolepis isolate SWU-2019 chromosome 02, ASM1243209v1, whole genome shotgun sequence includes:
- the scp2a gene encoding sterol carrier protein 2 isoform X1 translates to MAATRNRVFVIGVGMTKFEKPGARDIDYPDMAKEAGQKALADAGIKYSAVQQACVGYVYGDSTCGQRAIYHSLGLSGIPIINVNNNCSTGSTALFMARQLIQGGLADCVLALGFEKMERGSLSSKYMDRTNPMDKHMEVMINRYGVAAAPAAPQMFGNAGREHMEKYGTKPEHFAKIAWKNHKHSTNNPYSQFRDEYSLEQVINSRKVFEFLTLLQCCPTSDGAGAAVLVSEKFVRRNGLEKKAVEIIAQEMVTDLSSTFEENSCMKMVGYDMTHLAAQRCFDAAGLKPSDVDVIELHDCFSANELITYEALGLCPEGKAGELIDRGDNTYGGKWVINPSGGLISKGHPLGATGLAQCAELCWQLREEAGPRQVPGAKVALQHNIGLGGAVVVTLYRMGFPQETSSRIAAVATSATSDLKGFKAHTVFKEIEKKLQEEGEAYIKKIGGVFAFKVKDGPGGSEALWVVDVKNGKGSVTNDAGIKADCTIAMSDLDLLELMTGRLNPQTAFFQGKLKITGNMGMAMKLQNLQLTPEKAKL, encoded by the exons ATGGCTGCAACAAGAAACAGGGTTTTTGTTATCGGGGTGGGAATGACAAAG TTTGAAAAGCCGGGTGCGAGAGACATCGATTACCCAGACATGGCCAAAGAAGCAG GGCAGAAAGCGCTGGCGGATGCTGGGATCAAGTACAGTGCCGTCCAACAAGCCTGTGTTGGCTATGTGTATG GTGACTCGACATGTGGCCAGAGGGCTATTTATCACAGTCTGGGTTTATCAGGGATCCCAATAATCAACGTCAACAATAACTGCTCGACCGGCTCCACAGCGCTGTTTATGGCCCGGCAGCTCATTCAGGGAG GCTTGGCTGACTGTGTTCTTGCCTTGGGCTTTGAGAAGATGGAAAGGGGTTCACTGTCCTCAAAG TACATGGACAGAACCAACCCTATGGACAAGCACATGGAGGTGATGATCAACCGTTACGGGGTGGCGGCGGCGCCAGCTGCACCTCAGATGTTCGGCAATGCTGGAAGAGAACACATGGAGAAGTACG GCACGAAACCAGAGCATTTTGCCAAAATTGCTTGGAAGAACCACAAGCATTCCACCAATAATCC ATACTCTCAGTTCCGGGATGAATATAGTCTGGAGCAGGTCATTAACTCCAGGAAGGTCTTTGAGTTCCTCACACTCCTACAGTGTTG CCCGACATCTGATGGGGCAGGAGCTGCGGTTCTGGTCAGTGAGAAGTTTGTGAGGAGGAACGGATTGGAGAAAAAGGCTGTGGAGATCATTGCTCAGGAAATGGTCACAGACCTCAGCAGTACCTTTGAGGAAAACAGCTGTATGAAAATG GTTGGTTATGACATGACCCATCTTGCAGCTCAGAGGTGCTTTGATGCTGCTGGTCTGAAGCCGTCAGATGTTGACGTCATCGAACTGCACGACTGCTTCTCTGCCAATGAGCTCATAACCTATGAAGCTCTGGGACTGTGTCCTGAGG gtaaagCCGGTGAGCTGATTGATCGGGGTGATAATACATATGGTGGCAAATGGGTGATAAACCCCAGTGGAGGACTCATCTCTAAAGGACATCCGCTTGGAGCCACAG GTCTGGCTCAGTGTGCAGAGCTGTGCTGGCAGCTGAGGGAGGAGGCGGGGCCTCGGCAGGTCCCCGGGGCAAAGGTCGCCCTGCAGCACAACATCGGTCTTGGTGGAGCGGTGGTCGTCACTCTCTACAGGATGGGCTTCCCTCAAGAAACAAG CTCTCGGATCGCCGCCGTGGCCACCAGCGCAACCAGCGACCTCAAAGGCTTCAAAGCTCACACGGTCTTCAAGGAGATAGAGAAGAAGCTCCAGGAG GAGGGAGAGGCATATATAAAGAAAATTGGTGGTGTTTTCGCTTTCAAAGTGAAGGACGGTCCAGGTGGAAGTGAAGCATTATGGGTCGTGGATGTAAAAAATGGCAAAGGCTCAGTGACCAATGATGCAg GTATAAAGGCCGACTGTACCATCGCTATGTCCGACTTAGATCTGCTTGAATTGATGACGGGGCGGTTGAATCCACAAACG
- the scp2a gene encoding sterol carrier protein 2 isoform X2, with product MAATRNRVFVIGVGMTKFEKPGARDIDYPDMAKEAGQKALADAGIKYSAVQQACVGYVYGDSTCGQRAIYHSLGLSGIPIINVNNNCSTGSTALFMARQLIQGGLADCVLALGFEKMERGSLSSKYMDRTNPMDKHMEVMINRYGVAAAPAAPQMFGNAGREHMEKYGTKPEHFAKIAWKNHKHSTNNPYSQFRDEYSLEQVINSRKVFEFLTLLQCCPTSDGAGAAVLVSEKFVRRNGLEKKAVEIIAQEMVTDLSSTFEENSCMKMVGYDMTHLAAQRCFDAAGLKPSDVDVIELHDCFSANELITYEALGLCPEGKAGELIDRGDNTYGGKWVINPSGGLISKGHPLGATGLAQCAELCWQLREEAGPRQVPGAKVALQHNIGLGGAVVVTLYRMGFPQETRPLDLVHTIHAPAVLNCLN from the exons ATGGCTGCAACAAGAAACAGGGTTTTTGTTATCGGGGTGGGAATGACAAAG TTTGAAAAGCCGGGTGCGAGAGACATCGATTACCCAGACATGGCCAAAGAAGCAG GGCAGAAAGCGCTGGCGGATGCTGGGATCAAGTACAGTGCCGTCCAACAAGCCTGTGTTGGCTATGTGTATG GTGACTCGACATGTGGCCAGAGGGCTATTTATCACAGTCTGGGTTTATCAGGGATCCCAATAATCAACGTCAACAATAACTGCTCGACCGGCTCCACAGCGCTGTTTATGGCCCGGCAGCTCATTCAGGGAG GCTTGGCTGACTGTGTTCTTGCCTTGGGCTTTGAGAAGATGGAAAGGGGTTCACTGTCCTCAAAG TACATGGACAGAACCAACCCTATGGACAAGCACATGGAGGTGATGATCAACCGTTACGGGGTGGCGGCGGCGCCAGCTGCACCTCAGATGTTCGGCAATGCTGGAAGAGAACACATGGAGAAGTACG GCACGAAACCAGAGCATTTTGCCAAAATTGCTTGGAAGAACCACAAGCATTCCACCAATAATCC ATACTCTCAGTTCCGGGATGAATATAGTCTGGAGCAGGTCATTAACTCCAGGAAGGTCTTTGAGTTCCTCACACTCCTACAGTGTTG CCCGACATCTGATGGGGCAGGAGCTGCGGTTCTGGTCAGTGAGAAGTTTGTGAGGAGGAACGGATTGGAGAAAAAGGCTGTGGAGATCATTGCTCAGGAAATGGTCACAGACCTCAGCAGTACCTTTGAGGAAAACAGCTGTATGAAAATG GTTGGTTATGACATGACCCATCTTGCAGCTCAGAGGTGCTTTGATGCTGCTGGTCTGAAGCCGTCAGATGTTGACGTCATCGAACTGCACGACTGCTTCTCTGCCAATGAGCTCATAACCTATGAAGCTCTGGGACTGTGTCCTGAGG gtaaagCCGGTGAGCTGATTGATCGGGGTGATAATACATATGGTGGCAAATGGGTGATAAACCCCAGTGGAGGACTCATCTCTAAAGGACATCCGCTTGGAGCCACAG GTCTGGCTCAGTGTGCAGAGCTGTGCTGGCAGCTGAGGGAGGAGGCGGGGCCTCGGCAGGTCCCCGGGGCAAAGGTCGCCCTGCAGCACAACATCGGTCTTGGTGGAGCGGTGGTCGTCACTCTCTACAGGATGGGCTTCCCTCAAGAAACAAG ACCTTTGGACTTGGTACACACCATACATGCACCAGCAGTGTTGAACTGTCTGAACTAA